Part of the Pseudomonadota bacterium genome, CAAGCCAGCGCATCGACGCGCTGATCCTTGTAATTCAAGCCAAAGACGGGGGCCACTCTGCGGTCCGCGAGGCTTGAAAGCACCGCGTGTTCAGCACGACAGGCCACACACCAGGAAGCCCACACGTTCAGTACAGAAACAGGCGCTGCGCGTAAATCCTGTTCCGTAACGTGTCGATCAGGATTCGCTAAATCAGCCAATGTGAACGCGGGTGCCGGTTTTCCGATCAATGGCGAATGAATGCGGGAAGGATCACGCCCCAGACCCACGTACAAAAGCACGACAAGAGCGAGAAACAACACCAGCGGAACGAGAAAACGTCCCATTCGCTAAGCCGCCGCACCGCTCTCGGGTGTTTTTTTCTTCAAAGCCGACTGCCGACCGCTGACCCGCCGATAGCGCCGGTCTGTTGCTGCCAGAATACCGCCCAGCGCCATGAGCCAGGCTCCGAACCAGATCCAGCGGACCATGGGCTTGTGATGAATCCGCACGCTCCAGGCACCCCCGCCCAAAGGCTCTCCCAAAGCGGCGAACACGTCGCGGAGAAATCCCGGGTCGAAGGCTACTTGGGTCATGGTCTGTTGACGCACTGTATAAACCCGCTTTTGCGGCCGGAGCTCAGCCACGAAATCGCCGCCTCGGCTCACCACGAACAGCCCTTCTGCGGCTTCATAGTTGGGTCCGGATACCGCTCTCACGCCCTCAAACCGGTAGTGGTATCCGGCAACCTCAACCTCATCTCCGGGCTCCATTCTGAGGTTCCGCTCAATATCGAAGGTACTGACAACGCCGGCACCGATCATGAACACTGCGATGCCTATATGGGCCAGCTGCATCCCATAGTAACTTCTCGGCAAGGCACCGAAGGCGGCCAAACCACCGCCCCGCCGGCGAATTCGATCATAGATTCCCTGAAGCGCCGAACCCACGACCCAGAGCGCGAGAAACACAGTCAGGCCCAAAACGTAGTGTTCAAAGCCCACCCAAAACACGACGGTAATGGCCGCGAGAGCCACCGATACCAGGAATACGCCTTGCAAACGCGACATCAACTGCTTCGGTTCGGCCCGGCGCCATGCGACCAAGGGCCCCACGCCAATGAGAAAAACCAGAGGCAACATGATCGGCACAAAAACCGTGTTGAAATAAGGCGGGCCCACAGAAATGTTACCCAGTCCCATCGCGTCCACGGCCAAGGGATAGAGAGTGCCGAGAAGCACCGAGCCGCAGGCCACCACCAACAACACATTGTTGGCCAACAACAAACTTTCCCGTGAGAGCAAACTGAAACGACCGAAACTTTGCAGCGTTGGTGCCCGCCAAGCGTATAGCAGTAGTGATCCCCCAATCACGATCACGAGGAAGATCAATATAAACACACCGCGAGTCGGATCGGTGGCGAACGCGTGAACCGAGGTCAGCACGCCGGAACGAACGAGAAACGTCCCCAACAGACTCAACGAGAACGCCGCAATCGCCAGCAACACCGTCCAGGCCTTAAAGGTTCCGCGCTTTTCCGTGGCCGCCAGCGAGTGAATCAATGCCGTACCGACCAACCACGGCATGAACGAAGCATTTTCCACCGGATCCCAAAACCACCATCCACCCCAACCCAGCTCGTAGTAAGCCCAGCGACTTCCCAGGGCGATGCCGACGGTCAGGAACATCCAGGCGATCGTGGTCCAAGGCCGTGACCAGCGCGCCCAAGTGGCGTCCAGTCGGCCACCAAGCATGGCCGCGACAGCTAAACTGAAGGCTACCGAGAACCCCACGTATCCCATGTACAGCATGGGCGGGTGAATCACCATTCCGGGATCCTGCAACAGCGGATTGAGATCCCGACCGTCCGCAGGAACCGGAAACAGGCGATGAAAGGGGTTGGAAGTGAATAGGGTAAACAGCAAAAAGCCGACACTCACCAATCCCATGACGCCCAGTACCCGCGCCGCAAAAACAGTCGGTAGGCTGCGACTGGCGATGGCGACCGCCAAAGTCCAAAGCGCCAGGATCCAGATCCACAGCAGCATCGATCCCTCGTGACCGCCCCACACAGCCGTGACGCGATAGATCCAA contains:
- a CDS encoding DsbE family thiol:disulfide interchange protein, whose protein sequence is MGRFLVPLVLFLALVVLLYVGLGRDPSRIHSPLIGKPAPAFTLADLANPDRHVTEQDLRAAPVSVLNVWASWCVACRAEHAVLSSLADRRVAPVFGLNYKDQRVDALAWLEHFGNPYKANAHDLSGRVGIDWGVYGVPETFVIDRRGVIRYKHVGPLTEDIVEDQIIPLLREIREEFS
- a CDS encoding heme lyase CcmF/NrfE family subunit, whose amino-acid sequence is MIPEIGHFTLILSCCLAVVQGVLPLLGAALGRASWMGVARPAAAGQFVFVTLALGCLTYSFFSNDFSVYYVAQNSNSQLPWIYRVTAVWGGHEGSMLLWIWILALWTLAVAIASRSLPTVFAARVLGVMGLVSVGFLLFTLFTSNPFHRLFPVPADGRDLNPLLQDPGMVIHPPMLYMGYVGFSVAFSLAVAAMLGGRLDATWARWSRPWTTIAWMFLTVGIALGSRWAYYELGWGGWWFWDPVENASFMPWLVGTALIHSLAATEKRGTFKAWTVLLAIAAFSLSLLGTFLVRSGVLTSVHAFATDPTRGVFILIFLVIVIGGSLLLYAWRAPTLQSFGRFSLLSRESLLLANNVLLVVACGSVLLGTLYPLAVDAMGLGNISVGPPYFNTVFVPIMLPLVFLIGVGPLVAWRRAEPKQLMSRLQGVFLVSVALAAITVVFWVGFEHYVLGLTVFLALWVVGSALQGIYDRIRRRGGGLAAFGALPRSYYGMQLAHIGIAVFMIGAGVVSTFDIERNLRMEPGDEVEVAGYHYRFEGVRAVSGPNYEAAEGLFVVSRGGDFVAELRPQKRVYTVRQQTMTQVAFDPGFLRDVFAALGEPLGGGAWSVRIHHKPMVRWIWFGAWLMALGGILAATDRRYRRVSGRQSALKKKTPESGAAA